In a genomic window of Ruminococcus albus 7 = DSM 20455:
- a CDS encoding nucleotidyltransferase family protein has protein sequence MNKYDYKQNAYYMLYLIRCVLHDKIPEKQKLDKINLSQLYEVAQTHSLTAITAYAIDSSNIIDERFKEAKSKAIRKSIYFEIERAAVLAELEKNEIWYMPLKGIILKDYYPKSSMREMCDNDILFDNSRIEDVKQIMSSQRFEMKYDDNGHDLAFYKEPVCNFEMHTELFGDGHDQRMNDYYSAVRSRLIKDSDNSFGYHFSNEDFYVFMIAHEYKHFYNAGTGLRSLLDTYVFIKEFNTSLDWKYINVELSKLGINDYEQKNRNLAFKLFHGVKLNSEEKEFLDYFIFSETYGNSQNRVRIQLKAKSNNRFRYIFDRIAIPMDSIKRSFPTFYKYPILLPVLPVYRVYRSYKSHKSGVISELRVLFRL, from the coding sequence ATGAACAAATATGACTACAAACAGAATGCATACTATATGCTTTATCTTATAAGATGTGTTTTGCATGATAAAATTCCCGAAAAACAGAAACTAGATAAGATAAATTTGTCTCAGCTTTACGAAGTTGCGCAAACTCATTCTTTAACTGCAATTACAGCGTATGCAATTGACTCTTCAAATATAATTGATGAACGATTTAAGGAAGCAAAAAGCAAGGCAATACGAAAATCAATATACTTTGAAATAGAGCGAGCAGCGGTTCTAGCTGAACTTGAGAAAAATGAGATATGGTATATGCCGCTGAAGGGGATCATCTTGAAAGACTACTACCCTAAAAGTAGTATGCGTGAAATGTGCGACAATGATATCTTGTTTGACAATTCACGAATTGAAGATGTCAAACAGATAATGAGTTCCCAGCGCTTTGAGATGAAGTACGATGATAACGGTCATGATTTGGCGTTTTATAAAGAGCCTGTCTGCAATTTTGAAATGCATACCGAGTTATTTGGCGATGGTCACGATCAGAGAATGAATGATTATTATTCTGCTGTAAGATCACGCTTGATAAAAGATTCGGATAACTCTTTTGGATATCATTTTTCAAATGAGGATTTTTATGTATTCATGATTGCACATGAGTATAAGCATTTTTATAATGCTGGAACGGGCTTGCGCTCACTACTTGATACCTATGTTTTTATAAAGGAATTCAATACATCATTAGATTGGAAATATATTAACGTTGAATTGAGCAAGCTCGGAATAAATGATTACGAACAAAAGAATCGAAATCTTGCCTTCAAATTATTTCATGGTGTTAAACTTAATAGTGAAGAAAAGGAATTTCTTGATTATTTCATTTTTTCTGAAACATATGGCAATAGCCAGAATAGAGTGAGAATACAGCTCAAAGCAAAATCTAATAATAGATTTAGATACATATTTGATAGAATAGCAATTCCAATGGATTCCATAAAAAGGTCATTTCCAACGTTTTACAAATATCCCATATTATTGCCAGTATTGCCTGTATACAGAGTATATCGTAGTTATAAGTCACATAAATCAGGTGTAATATCTGAACTAAGAGTTCTATTTAGGCTATAA
- a CDS encoding Helicase associated domain protein, whose amino-acid sequence MAMHLYPHNLIAYTSAVHMLSERGKAAVIHPTGTGKSFIGFKLCEDNPNKTICWLSPSRYIYQTQLENLAETSDGYQPENVKFYTYAKLMNVSEEEIAEIQPDYIILDEFHRCGAELWGAGVDAVLRAYPDVPVLGLSATAIRYLDNQRDMTDELFDGNVASEMTLGEAIVRGILNPPKYILSVFSIQKDLDKYEQRVHNARYKKMRDEAEVYLEALRRALDHAEKLDVMFDKHMEDRTGKYIVFCANREHMDDMIGKAKEWFAKVDKRPHIYKVYASNPETSKAFADFKSDRSERLKLLYCIDMLNEGVHVEDISGVILLRPTVSPIIYKQQIGRALSASKSNMPVIFDIVNNIENLYSIDTVKDEMQTAIQYFYKHDGSGVVVNENFELIDKVADCKSLFEALEGTLSASWDIMYEKAKEYYEQYGDLEIPKDYYTEDGYSLGIWIITQRGNYRGTTLNSVPLTQVQIDKLTAIGMRWQSINELSWERYFEAAEQYYNTHGDLLPTAAFVDENGIDLGRWLQNQRTARKNGVTKWGLTEERIARLDGIGMVWDVFDYQWEENFSAAVRYHRQHGDLEVPQKYVDSEGFYLGRWLSKLRLNRKNGTETLTEEQKARLDALGMCWEDRFERRWNNNFRELCKYYDEHKTLTVPAQFRTESGANLYAWIKTQRVKFSEGRLSDEQFKKLNSIGFDFTITDIWEENFAFAKKYFEEHGDLNIPATDNKGITVRKWLLRQKKYADAPDSARLSHEQIEKLRSIGLFDELSHTDRLWFSRYGMAKAFYAENGHLNVPKDCIIDGFNLGTWVQTQKQKNKKGVLSQDKIDLLNKLGMNWESLAEIDNSRLYKTGFAHLEKYIAENGLGNVRANTVCEDGYALGNWLTNCRSRYKAGELAEQYVKRFRQLRFPLDDNDRWEYRFQEVKAYFDEHGGIQLPEKLIGDDGTDLSLWLAKQRRAYPKGDLSDEQMHKMDEIGYPFKPEVSPIAAANRKKWQEKYDVVKEFLELHKGEKLDPEVEYKGIKIIEWIRQQRNFIQNGVFDDDRVVLFNALGWQSVLDNLVSHWDIMYEAAVKFYSENGYDAKIEKGIIVDGTELFNWIYSEKKIVNGNSKVKRTPEQLEKLKAIGIEPQTIDRFEKQWLARYEELKTFIEEHGCLPMTRKEKGDENSTAVWLNSQKKKYRQGQLSEDRADKLRKLGIEL is encoded by the coding sequence ATGGCAATGCACCTATATCCCCACAATCTAATAGCATACACATCCGCAGTTCATATGCTTTCCGAGCGTGGCAAAGCCGCTGTGATTCACCCCACAGGAACAGGCAAATCTTTCATAGGTTTCAAGCTCTGCGAGGACAACCCCAATAAAACTATTTGCTGGCTCTCTCCGTCAAGATACATCTATCAAACACAGCTTGAAAACCTTGCTGAGACTTCCGATGGCTATCAGCCAGAGAATGTTAAGTTCTATACCTATGCAAAGCTGATGAATGTCAGTGAGGAAGAAATCGCTGAGATACAGCCCGACTACATAATACTTGACGAATTTCATAGGTGTGGCGCAGAGCTTTGGGGCGCAGGTGTTGATGCTGTTCTAAGAGCATATCCCGATGTTCCTGTGCTTGGTCTGTCTGCAACTGCTATCCGCTATCTCGATAATCAGCGTGATATGACCGATGAACTGTTTGACGGAAATGTTGCAAGTGAAATGACGCTTGGTGAAGCTATCGTGCGTGGTATCCTCAATCCTCCGAAGTACATTCTGTCCGTGTTTTCTATCCAAAAGGACTTGGATAAATACGAACAGCGAGTTCATAATGCCCGATACAAGAAAATGCGTGATGAAGCTGAGGTATACCTTGAAGCACTTCGCCGTGCTTTGGATCATGCCGAAAAGCTTGATGTGATGTTCGATAAGCACATGGAGGACAGAACGGGTAAGTATATCGTTTTTTGTGCCAACCGTGAACACATGGACGATATGATCGGCAAGGCGAAGGAATGGTTTGCAAAGGTCGATAAAAGACCTCACATCTACAAAGTATATGCAAGCAATCCTGAAACAAGCAAGGCATTTGCAGATTTTAAGTCAGACAGATCAGAACGTCTTAAACTGCTGTACTGCATTGATATGCTCAACGAGGGCGTTCATGTGGAGGATATTTCTGGCGTTATTCTGCTGCGCCCTACGGTCTCACCTATCATATATAAACAGCAGATCGGGCGGGCGCTTTCGGCAAGCAAGTCGAATATGCCCGTCATATTCGATATAGTCAATAACATTGAAAACCTGTACAGCATTGATACCGTCAAGGATGAAATGCAGACTGCGATACAGTATTTCTACAAACATGATGGTTCGGGAGTGGTTGTCAACGAAAACTTCGAGCTTATTGACAAGGTTGCCGATTGCAAGAGCCTGTTTGAAGCGTTGGAGGGTACACTTTCTGCTTCATGGGACATAATGTACGAAAAGGCTAAGGAGTATTATGAGCAGTACGGTGATCTTGAAATACCGAAGGATTATTACACCGAGGACGGTTACAGTCTCGGTATTTGGATAATTACCCAAAGGGGAAACTATCGCGGCACAACATTAAATTCCGTTCCGCTGACACAGGTTCAGATAGACAAGCTGACAGCTATCGGAATGCGCTGGCAGAGCATCAACGAGCTGTCATGGGAACGGTATTTTGAAGCTGCGGAGCAGTATTACAATACTCACGGCGATCTTCTTCCTACGGCCGCTTTTGTTGATGAAAACGGTATAGATCTAGGACGCTGGCTGCAAAATCAGCGGACAGCCCGAAAGAACGGCGTGACAAAATGGGGACTGACCGAGGAACGGATAGCGCGTCTTGACGGTATCGGAATGGTCTGGGACGTTTTTGATTATCAGTGGGAGGAGAATTTTTCAGCTGCTGTGCGTTATCACAGGCAGCACGGCGATCTTGAGGTGCCGCAGAAATATGTTGACAGCGAAGGCTTTTATCTTGGCAGATGGCTTTCAAAACTGCGTTTGAACCGCAAAAACGGTACAGAAACTTTGACCGAAGAACAGAAAGCAAGGCTCGATGCTCTCGGAATGTGCTGGGAGGACAGGTTCGAAAGGCGTTGGAACAATAATTTTCGTGAGCTTTGCAAATACTATGATGAACATAAAACGCTGACAGTTCCGGCGCAGTTCAGAACCGAAAGCGGTGCGAATCTATACGCTTGGATAAAAACTCAGCGTGTTAAATTCAGTGAGGGCAGGCTTTCTGATGAACAGTTTAAAAAGCTGAATAGCATAGGCTTCGATTTTACGATCACCGACATTTGGGAAGAAAATTTTGCTTTTGCAAAAAAGTATTTCGAGGAACACGGCGATCTTAATATTCCTGCCACGGATAACAAAGGCATCACAGTAAGAAAATGGCTTCTTCGGCAGAAAAAATATGCAGATGCTCCGGATTCAGCAAGGCTGTCGCATGAGCAGATCGAAAAGCTGCGTTCAATAGGTCTTTTTGATGAGCTTTCCCATACCGACAGGCTTTGGTTTTCACGTTACGGAATGGCTAAGGCTTTTTATGCGGAGAACGGTCATTTGAATGTCCCAAAGGATTGTATTATTGACGGTTTCAATCTCGGAACGTGGGTGCAAACTCAAAAGCAAAAGAACAAAAAAGGTGTGCTTTCACAGGACAAAATTGACCTGCTAAACAAACTGGGAATGAATTGGGAAAGCCTTGCCGAAATAGATAATTCTCGTCTGTACAAAACAGGTTTTGCTCATCTTGAAAAATATATCGCAGAAAATGGTTTGGGCAACGTAAGAGCGAATACTGTCTGCGAGGACGGCTATGCCCTCGGAAACTGGTTGACGAATTGCAGAAGCCGATATAAGGCGGGTGAGCTTGCGGAGCAGTATGTCAAACGTTTCCGACAGCTGCGATTTCCGCTTGATGATAATGACCGCTGGGAATATCGCTTTCAAGAGGTCAAGGCATATTTTGATGAACACGGCGGAATACAACTGCCCGAAAAGCTGATCGGTGATGACGGCACAGACCTTTCGCTGTGGCTTGCAAAACAGCGCAGAGCCTATCCAAAAGGCGATCTTTCCGATGAACAGATGCACAAAATGGACGAGATTGGCTATCCGTTCAAGCCCGAAGTTTCGCCAATAGCTGCCGCAAACCGCAAGAAGTGGCAGGAAAAGTATGATGTTGTAAAAGAATTCCTTGAACTACATAAAGGCGAGAAACTCGATCCCGAGGTGGAATACAAGGGCATAAAGATAATCGAATGGATACGTCAGCAACGGAACTTTATTCAGAACGGCGTTTTCGATGATGACAGAGTGGTGCTGTTCAATGCACTCGGCTGGCAGTCTGTACTTGATAACCTTGTTTCGCACTGGGATATCATGTATGAAGCAGCAGTCAAATTCTATTCCGAAAACGGATATGATGCCAAGATAGAAAAAGGGATCATAGTTGACGGTACTGAGCTTTTTAACTGGATCTACTCGGAAAAGAAGATAGTAAATGGTAATTCCAAGGTCAAGCGAACTCCCGAACAGCTCGAAAAGCTGAAAGCTATCGGCATCGAACCTCAGACCATCGACAGATTTGAAAAGCAATGGCTTGCACGATATGAAGAATTAAAAACGTTCATTGAGGAACACGGCTGCCTGCCGATGACGAGAAAAGAGAAAGGTGATGAGAACAGTACTGCTGTGTGGCTCAATTCACAAAAGAAAAAGTATCGGCAGGGACAGCTGTCGGAAGATCGAGCAGATAAATTGCGAAAATTAGGAATTGAATTGTAA
- a CDS encoding Helicase associated domain protein yields the protein MAMQLFEHNKTAYGAAVRMLSERGKAAVIHPTGTGKSFIGFKLCEDNPDKTICWLSPSRYIYQTQLENLAETSDGYQPENVKFYTYAKLMNVSAEEIADIQPDYIILDEFHRCGAELWGAGVDAVLRAYPDVPVLGLSATAIRYLDNQRDMTDELFDGNVASEMTLGEAIVRGILAPPKYILSIFSYQQDLEKYEKRVRTAKSKATRDEAEKILEALRRALDKAVNLDTLFDKHMSDRNGKYIVFCANLEHMQDMMEKAKAWFKKVDKKPHIYSVYSDDPTASKSFADFKADNDEKHLKLLYCIDALNEGVHVPDVSGVILLRPTISPIIYKQQIGRALSASKSRNPVIFDIVNNIENLYSIDAIEEEMKVAIQYYRSHGGEGFVVNETFELIDKVADCKSLFDELEGTLSASWDIMFDQAKKYYDENGNIDVPKRYFTPEGYSLGVWILTQRRVYNGNINGVLTQVQIDKLNSLGMRWESAQDVAWEKYFATAEMYYKKHGDLVPPAKFVDENNVDLGRWLAQIRVYKKSGIRNSYMTDERVTALEKIGMVWDVLDYIWEEYYASAVTYHRKHGDLNVPVKYVDDNGIKLGQWLNNLRSSRNGTNRSYREMTDEQIARLDALGMIWENKYDRQWNEAFRALCEYYKNTNSFDVSVSYKTDSGIPLGKWVRRQRDFYEQRRLSDERIKKLCDIGFTLEKTDPWEEKYQLAKAYFEEHGDLNMSAQYVVNGVWLHKWLNEQKLIAEGKRKKKHTPEQLDKLEAIGLKYGVRQNNEKWNEKYELAKAYFEEHGDLDISYSYTVDDYALGKWLSNQKTYHNNSKLSAEQEEMLNAIGIQWKSKRDTKIAESFRGGFEHLEAFIAEKGLDALTNNTVCEDGYNLGSWINNCKVKYRNDKLPKKHIQHFEKLGITLDKTDIWEERYQEVKKYFEKHNTQYIPKGTVSESGYDMYSWISDQRRFYKAGKLTLEQKKKLDDIGYPFLKPKKKRSDVD from the coding sequence ATGGCAATGCAATTATTTGAACATAACAAAACCGCATATGGAGCAGCAGTTCGTATGCTTTCCGAGCGTGGCAAAGCCGCCGTGATCCACCCCACCGGAACAGGCAAATCTTTCATCGGTTTCAAACTCTGCGAGGACAACCCCGACAAAACTATCTGCTGGCTGTCACCTTCAAGATACATATATCAGACGCAGCTTGAAAACCTTGCAGAGACATCGGACGGCTATCAGCCCGAAAATGTCAAGTTCTATACATACGCAAAGTTGATGAATGTATCAGCAGAAGAAATTGCCGATATACAGCCAGATTACATAATTCTCGATGAATTTCATAGATGTGGTGCGGAACTCTGGGGTGCGGGCGTTGATGCCGTTCTGAGAGCATATCCCGATGTGCCTGTGCTTGGTTTGTCCGCAACGGCTATTCGCTATCTCGATAATCAGCGCGATATGACGGATGAGTTGTTTGACGGAAACGTAGCAAGTGAAATGACTTTGGGCGAGGCTATTGTGCGCGGTATACTTGCACCACCGAAGTATATTCTCTCTATATTCTCATATCAACAGGATTTGGAGAAATACGAAAAGCGTGTACGCACTGCAAAAAGCAAAGCAACCCGTGATGAAGCAGAAAAGATACTTGAAGCCTTGCGCCGTGCTTTGGATAAGGCAGTGAACCTCGATACGCTTTTCGACAAGCACATGAGCGACAGAAACGGGAAGTACATTGTGTTCTGTGCAAATCTTGAACATATGCAGGATATGATGGAAAAGGCGAAAGCGTGGTTTAAAAAGGTCGATAAGAAACCGCATATCTATTCGGTGTATTCCGATGACCCGACGGCAAGCAAATCCTTTGCCGATTTCAAAGCTGATAATGATGAAAAGCATTTGAAGCTTTTATACTGCATTGATGCCTTGAACGAGGGCGTTCATGTCCCCGATGTTTCGGGGGTTATTTTGTTACGCCCGACTATTTCCCCTATAATCTATAAGCAGCAGATAGGTCGTGCGTTGTCTGCTTCAAAGTCTCGTAATCCCGTCATTTTCGATATTGTCAACAACATTGAGAACTTGTACAGCATTGACGCTATCGAAGAAGAAATGAAAGTAGCGATACAGTATTACCGTTCGCATGGCGGCGAGGGCTTTGTTGTCAATGAGACTTTTGAGCTTATTGACAAGGTTGCCGACTGTAAATCTCTTTTTGATGAATTGGAAGGTACCCTTTCAGCGTCGTGGGATATAATGTTCGATCAGGCGAAAAAGTATTATGATGAGAACGGAAATATTGATGTGCCAAAACGATATTTTACGCCCGAGGGATATTCTCTTGGTGTATGGATACTGACACAGCGCAGAGTTTACAATGGTAATATCAACGGCGTTTTAACACAAGTACAGATCGATAAGCTGAATTCTCTTGGTATGCGCTGGGAATCTGCCCAAGATGTTGCTTGGGAAAAATACTTTGCAACGGCTGAAATGTACTACAAGAAACATGGTGATCTCGTGCCGCCAGCTAAGTTTGTTGATGAAAATAATGTTGATCTAGGACGATGGCTTGCTCAGATAAGAGTATACAAGAAAAGTGGAATTAGAAACAGCTACATGACTGATGAGCGCGTGACGGCACTTGAAAAGATCGGCATGGTATGGGACGTTCTGGATTATATTTGGGAGGAATATTACGCATCTGCCGTAACGTATCATCGTAAGCATGGTGATCTCAATGTGCCGGTAAAATATGTGGATGACAATGGTATCAAGCTTGGACAATGGCTGAACAATCTTCGCTCTTCAAGAAACGGTACAAACAGAAGCTACCGTGAAATGACCGATGAGCAAATTGCAAGGCTCGATGCACTCGGCATGATTTGGGAAAACAAATATGACCGTCAATGGAACGAGGCTTTTAGGGCTCTTTGTGAATACTATAAAAACACTAATTCATTTGATGTCTCTGTGTCATATAAAACAGACAGCGGAATACCTTTGGGTAAGTGGGTACGCCGTCAGAGGGATTTTTATGAACAGAGACGACTTTCCGATGAGCGTATCAAAAAGCTCTGTGATATTGGATTTACTCTTGAAAAGACAGACCCGTGGGAAGAAAAATATCAGCTTGCAAAAGCCTATTTTGAGGAACACGGTGATCTGAATATGTCGGCTCAATATGTAGTCAACGGGGTTTGGCTGCATAAATGGCTGAACGAGCAAAAGCTGATAGCAGAGGGTAAGCGTAAGAAAAAGCATACTCCCGAACAGCTAGATAAGCTCGAAGCAATCGGACTAAAATATGGCGTTCGTCAGAATAATGAAAAATGGAACGAAAAATATGAGCTTGCAAAGGCGTATTTTGAAGAGCATGGTGATTTAGATATATCCTACAGCTATACTGTTGATGATTATGCACTTGGAAAATGGCTTTCAAATCAGAAAACATATCATAATAATAGTAAGCTTTCAGCTGAACAGGAAGAAATGTTAAACGCTATTGGCATACAGTGGAAAAGCAAACGTGATACAAAAATCGCTGAATCATTCAGAGGTGGTTTTGAACACCTTGAAGCGTTTATTGCAGAAAAAGGGCTTGATGCGTTGACAAATAATACTGTCTGCGAGGATGGTTATAATCTGGGAAGTTGGATAAATAATTGCAAAGTTAAATACCGAAACGACAAGTTACCTAAAAAGCATATTCAGCATTTCGAAAAGCTTGGAATTACTCTTGATAAAACCGACATATGGGAGGAACGTTATCAAGAGGTCAAGAAGTATTTTGAAAAACATAATACTCAATATATTCCAAAAGGCACAGTGAGCGAAAGCGGATACGATATGTATTCGTGGATAAGCGATCAACGACGGTTTTATAAAGCCGGGAAACTTACCTTGGAACAAAAGAAAAAACTTGATGATATTGGTTATCCATTTTTAAAACCGAAAAAGAAACGTTCAGATGTTGATTAA
- a CDS encoding type II toxin-antitoxin system RelB/DinJ family antitoxin has product MAEQVMIQVRMDSVLKDQALEVFDKMGIDMSTAVRMFFKATVRQQELPFSTNVAETKAPSLGEQLGDFYKNMVMYEASIADDENVVTVFPLEFGEIPVKMFVQLVTKVPAGKVARWEDIFEYLGMLYGMKVYEKPHRAMPYMDSDGNDIPYWRIVSVNGVLCDSRVRSRESQKEKLEREGIPIVQRGSIRNSYRVDNLKTHLFDFKSLKAIKSE; this is encoded by the coding sequence ATGGCCGAACAGGTTATGATTCAGGTCAGAATGGACAGCGTACTGAAAGATCAGGCTCTTGAAGTCTTTGACAAGATGGGCATTGATATGTCTACAGCGGTCAGAATGTTTTTCAAGGCAACTGTACGTCAGCAGGAACTTCCGTTCAGCACCAATGTGGCAGAAACTAAAGCTCCCTCTCTCGGTGAGCAGCTGGGCGACTTCTATAAAAACATGGTCATGTATGAGGCATCTATAGCCGATGACGAAAATGTCGTGACTGTATTTCCACTCGAATTCGGCGAAATACCTGTGAAGATGTTTGTTCAGCTTGTCACGAAAGTTCCTGCCGGTAAGGTTGCAAGGTGGGAAGATATATTTGAATATCTTGGAATGCTCTACGGTATGAAGGTGTATGAAAAGCCTCATCGAGCTATGCCCTATATGGATTCCGACGGCAACGATATACCGTATTGGCGGATAGTTTCTGTGAACGGTGTGCTCTGCGACTCTAGAGTTCGCAGTCGTGAATCGCAGAAAGAAAAACTTGAAAGAGAAGGTATCCCGATAGTACAGCGTGGCAGTATCCGGAACTCCTACCGTGTCGATAATTTAAAAACTCATCTGTTTGACTTTAAATCTCTAAAAGCAATAAAATCTGAATAA